One segment of Macrotis lagotis isolate mMagLag1 chromosome 1, bilby.v1.9.chrom.fasta, whole genome shotgun sequence DNA contains the following:
- the LOC141521192 gene encoding cell cycle control protein 50C-like — MKIKDYNSQRLPSRIPDNSAFKQQRLPAWRPYLTAWAVLPGFFATATFFLGIGIFLILSAKSVKEIEITYTDICSDCSKLRENASNFYKECTCSIPFFIPEKMPGNVYMYYKLHSFYQNYHLYLISRNNRQLLGEDITNVENCAPFQRTSKGIPIAPCGAIANSMFNDTILLSYYPNSSTRINVPLLSSEITWWTDKHVKFQNPKSSNLSSAFAGTAKPPYWRKPIYELDQDNPENNGFLNNDFIVWMRVAAFPTFKKLYRRIHRVQQFADGLPAGNYSFDISYNFPVTVVKGEKGVVLSTVTWSGGKSFFLGIAYTATGAMTWLAAFSMTAVHLKMKKKNGSSHL; from the exons ATGAAGATAAAAGACTACAACTCTCAGCGTCTACCATCCAGAATACCAGACAATAGTGCATTTAAACAGCAACGGTTGCCAGCCTGGAGACCTTACCTCACAGCCTGGGCAGTCCTTCCTGGCTTCTTTGCTACTGCAACATTTTTCCTTGGCATAGGCATCTTCcttatattatctgcaaagagtgtcaaggaaattgag ATCACATATACAGACATATGCTCAGATTGTTCGAAACTGAGAGAAAATGCCTCTAATTTCTACAAAGAGTGTACCTGCTcaattcctttcttcattccagAGAAAATGCCA gGCAATGTTTACATGTACTATAAACTGCACAGCTTCTATCAGAACTATCATCTATATCTTATTTCCAGAAATAATCGCCAGCTTTTGGGAGAAGATATTACG AATGTTGAGAACTGTGCTCCATTCCAGAGGACTTCCAAAGGTATACCTATTGCTCCTTGTGGTGCCATCGCCAACAGTATGTTCAATG ACActattcttctttcatattatcCTAACTCATCTACAAGAATCAACGTCCCACTGCTCAGCAGTGAAATTACATGGTGGACAGATAAACATGTGAAGTTTCAAAATCCCAAATCCAGTAACCTTTCCAGTGCATTTGCAG GAACTGCCAAGCCTCCTTACTGGAGGAAGCCAATCTATGAGTTGGACCAAGACAATCCAGAAAACAATGGCTTCCTCAACAATGATTTCATCGTCTGGATGCGGGTAGCAGCTTTTCCCACTTTCAAAAAGCTATACAGGCGCATCCATAGAGTCCAGCAGTTTGCTGATGGCCTTCCTGCTGGGAATTACAGCTTTGACATATCCTACA ACTTCCCTGTTACTGTagtcaaaggagaaaagggagttGTCCTTTCTACAGTGACCTGGAGTGGAGGAAAGAGCTTCTTTCTGGGTATTGCCTATACGGCCACAGGAGCAATGACATGGCTTGCTGCCTTTTCCATGACAGCAGTccacttaaaaatgaaaaaaaagaatggatccTCCCATCTTTAA